The Papaver somniferum cultivar HN1 chromosome 3, ASM357369v1, whole genome shotgun sequence genome includes a region encoding these proteins:
- the LOC113360737 gene encoding auxin-responsive protein SAUR22-like — protein sequence MTTEIWKIVRRGPPTKEIYKLFRVLHLNPKNQYLGGKCKNSLEYENDYSKEKLLSRESIVVGKSRNLREIPKGYLAVYVGDEMQRYVIPAIYLSFPDFSVLMESVAEEFGYEQQGGLRIPCEEEEFQEILLRCFEKHRIMKKKKSAKTK from the coding sequence ATGACTACAGAAATTTGGAAGATCGTGAGGCGAGGACCGCCCACGAAAGAAATATACAAGTTGTTTAGAGTTCTTCATTTGAATCCTAAGAATCAATATTTGGGAGGGAAATGCAAGAACTCGTTAGAATATGAGAATGATTATTCAAAAGAAAAGTTGCTTTCAAGAGAATCGATAGTGGTGGGTAAGAGTAGGAATTTAAGAGAAATTCCGAAAGGTTATTTGGCGGTTTACGTGGGAGATGAAATGCAAAGATATGTTATTCCGGCAATTTATTTGTCGTTTCCGGATTTTAGTGTTTTAATGGAGAGTGTTGCGGAGGAATTCGGGTACGAGCAACAAGGGGGATTGAGAATaccttgtgaagaagaagaatttcaaGAGATTTTACTTAGGTGTTTCGAAAAGCATCGGattatgaaaaagaagaagagcgCGAAAACAAAATGA